The following is a genomic window from Polaribacter atrinae.
AAGACCGAACGCAAAAAATGTAAACAGTAACAAACTTAGCTTTTGAATCATAAAATTTAGTTTATAGTTGAAATATGTCTTATGTATTACTTAATACAAAAATATATAAAGTTTTGTTAATTTTTTATATCATTTCGACAAGTAACAATACAACTGCTACAAAGAGCAAGTTAGGAAGTATGAGCTAAAAAAGTATATTAACAATAAAATCAGTTAGTTATCAATACAAAATGATAACTAACTGATTCTTAAAAAAAAAACAACTATTTTAAATACTACTTTATTCGTATGTTAAATATGCGGAAACTAACCAATGATTTAATTTATCTCCGTCTACTGGTGTAGCAGGAATTTTTATTTTTAACATGTGATCTCCCGCTTTTAAATCTCCTAAATTAACAACCATAGGCTTTACAAAAGAGCCTGGACACCAATTAGATCTAGATAAATCTGATGAAGCAATGCGTTCTTCAATTTCTTTAACTTGATAAGAATGAGTTTTAGAATCTATATAAGATGCAGAATCTTTTCTAATCCAAACGCCAGAAGTAGGGTTAAATCTTCTAAATGAAGCACAATCATCTCTCCAAGGAATGGTATCTAAAACCAATTTGTTGTTAAAAAACACACTATTCTTAATTTTGATAAATTCATCACCACCACTATGCCCTCCATGACCTGTTGTAATATAATGTAATTTTACATTTTTTGCTTTCTTTTTTAAATGTATAGACTGCTCTAAATCATTATGAGCAAAATTGTCTGGTATTTGCTGTCCGCCAACGTAAGGTATTGTATTCACTAAAGGCAATACAGATACTTTTTGCTGTTTTCTATTAGAGTACGTTAGTTCTAAGTCAAAATCATATCCTTCTGCTGTCCAAGTATCAATCCAAACACCAACATAAAATGTACCTGTTACTAAACTCTCTAAATCTGTAATGTCATTTTCCCAAACCACTTGTTTTTCCCAACTTGGTATGTATACTGGTCTTCTATATTTTACTTTATTATCGCTATAATACCCTACTCCAAAAGGAGTCATAAATCGCATTAGTTCTACAACAGGATTGTAATTTGTTCCTTTTACAAAACCAGCATAATTATCATCGATATAAGAATCTTTTGGAAAATCATTCTTTTTTTCTGTAACAGAAAGTATAGATAGTTTTTCTGGATCACTTACTACAAAGCAAGAACCAGATTTATCCCAACGATCTCCATTTGAGCGTACAGTTATTTTTATTTTTACGTCTGTTCCTTTTTTAAACTCTGGAATGCTTACTTTTTTATACACCAATCTTCCGCTCATTAGGCTTACTGCCTCCGAGTCTGTACCTTTTTCGCCGCCAAAATTTAAAACTTGTTTATTAAATACATTAATTTTAGTACTATTTTCTTGTGCAAATAAATTAACACAAAGCACTAATAAACTGATTTTTATACTATTTTTAAACTTCATTTTATTCTAATTAATTATTATTTATGTACTGTAAACGTTATAACAACAGGTAAATGATCTGACGGAAATTTACCATCTTTAGAATCACTTAAAGTTGCATATTTTAATACTTTAACTTGTTCTTTACTTGTAAAAATATAATCTATTCTATCTACAACTGGCTTGTTAAAATCAAAAGCATTAAAGGTACCAATAGGTCCAAAAGGTTTTGATTCACTTGCTATCTTTGCATCATTAAAGGCATTGGATAATAATTGAATGGGTGCTGTTTCTGGTTTCAAATTAAAATCTCCCATTACAAGAACAGGTAAATTACCTGTGTTATATTCGGCTATTTTATCAATGATTAATTTAGCACTTTTTACTCTCGCTATGTTACCAATATGATCAAAATGCGTATTAAAAACCAAAAACTGATCATTATTATACTTATTAATTAAAAGAACGAACGTACAAATTCGCTCCATAGAAGCATCCCAACCAACCGAAATTTTATTTGGTGTTTCAGACAACCAAAATGTACCTTTATTTAGGACATTAAATTTTTCTTTCTGATAAAAAATAGCACTGTACTCACCTTTGGTTTTACCATCATCTCGCCCAACTCCTACATACGAATAACCTACCAAAATACTATCTAAATACTGTACTTGATGCTCCAAGCCTTCTTGTATACCAAAAACGTCTGGACTATTATACACTATTTGATTACTTAAAAAATCTTTTCTATTGGACCATCTGTTTACACCATCGTTCGGGTTATCATACCTAATATTATAGGTCATTATTTTATAGGCTTCTTTTTCCGAAGTACAAGAAAATAAAAAACAGACTAAAAGTAAAATAACCGTTTTTTTCATATTATTTATTTATTGGTGTAAATCGGATAGCTTGTCCACCACCACCAGCTAATTTTATAGTAAGATTGGTTTTTGAAGTCACTTCTTTTTTTAGAATATCAATTTCTGTCGGATTGGTTTTCCAATCGGCATTCATACCATCGGCATAGATTTGAGCGATGTACGTTTTATTCTCTTCAAGAAAACTTAACTCTATATCTAATTCTCTTTGGCTCTCATCTGTAATGCTTCCTAAAAACCAATCATCACTATTTTTATCTTTTCTAACAATGGTTATGTAATCTCCTATTTTTCCATTAATCATTTTTGAAGACTCCCAATCTGTAGCAACATCTTCAATAAATTTAAAAGCAGGTTGATTTTCATAATTCTCTATCAAATCGGATGCCATTTGCATTGGGCTATACAACACAACAAATAAAGCTAATTGCTTAGCTAATGTTGTGTTTACCCTAGAAGTCCCATCGTCTAAATCATTCCATTTAACTCTATTTTTAGCGTTTTTATATAAAATATCAAATATACCAGGTGTATAATCGATTGGTCCAGCCAGTCCTCTTGTAAAAGGTAAAATTGTATAATGTTCTGGCGGATTCCCAGAACTCCAAGCATTCCATTCCATACCTCTTACTCCTTCACGAGTCATCATGTTGGGATAGGTTCTTCTTATCCCTGTGGGTTTAATCGGCTCATGAGCATCAATCATAATTTTATATTTAGCAGCAGTTTTAACAACCTCTCTGTAATGATTTATCATAAACTGCCCATGATGAAATTGACCTTTTGTTTGAATGCCCCCTGCGTAACCCGTTTTTACAGCTTTAACACCTAATTGTTGATACATTGAAAAAATAGGTTCTAATTTATTTTCAAAAGATTGTGCTGCTCCACCAGTTTCAACATGACCAATAAATGAAATGTTTTTTTCAGTAGCATAGTTTGTAACTTCTTTTAAATTAAAATCGTTGTAAGGTGTTACAAAATCGAAAGCATCCTTTTTCCCCCAATTTTCCCAACCTGTATTCCAGCCTTCAACTAAAACACCTTTAATTTTATGTTTATCTGCAAAATCGATGTATTTTTTTGTTTCTTCTGTTGTTGCTCCATGTCTTTCGCCTAAAGTCCAAGTATTTGTTCCCAAGTGCATTCCCCACCAAATTCCAATATATTTCATAGGTTCAACCCAAGATACATCTTCAATTTTATTTGGTTCATTTAAATTCAAAATTAAATTAGACTCCACTAAATCTTGTGCATTCTCTGTTATTTGAATGGTACGCCAAGGAGAAATCATTGGTGTTTTTGTTTTTACTTTAACACCATCTGGCCAGGGTACCAAATCACTTTTAAAAGAAAATGAGCTTGCTTCATTTTTCTTTAAAGTCATGCCTGCATAATTAGTTAAGTTCGCTTCGTGTATACTTATAAAATTACCCACTTTTGTTTCTAATGTTATTGGTGTATTCGCTGACTCTATAGCGTTTAAATTTGCATTTTTATAGAGTGTTTCATACGATTCAAAATTTGCAGGAATATACCAACCACTATGGTTCTTTACGAAATTAAACTCCGTTAATTCTTCTGCAATAAGAATACTGTCTATATTTTTTTGTTTAGGAATTTCATAACGAAACCCAATACCATCATTATATATTTTAAAGTAGAGATTCAATTTTCTTTTAGAACCATCTTTTTCTTGAAGACAAATTAACAGTTGATTGTAATTATTGTCTATTACACTGTTTTCTCCCCATGTTGTATTCCATTTGGTGTTGGATTGTGTAATATTATAATCTGTTACTATGAAGTTTTTAGATAAAGTATTTGCATTTTTAAATTCGTAACCTAATTTTGAAGGGTTTATAATTACAGAATCTTTAAAATTAACAGTGTAATATATGCCTTTATTCGTATTTACAGACACCTTAATTTTATTATTAGGAGATTCAATCTTTAAAATTTTTTCACTAGAGCAGCTTATTAATATTAAAATTAATAAGAATAATACAGTCCATTTTTTTAATTTCATCTTTTTTATTGATTTAAAAACAAATTACTATTCTAAATTAAATTGAATTTTCGAAGCATTCGTTAACGTTTCATGACTTATAAAAAAAGATTTATTATTTTTCCCTTTAACAATATAAGAGTTTAGTTTCCCTTTCCCGTTTTTTTCTATAACTAAAGTTTCGTTCTTATAATATCTCCTATCTAAATGAATGGTTATTTTATCAAATCTTGGTGTTGTAATCGTATAAAACGGATCTGCAGGAGATACGGGGTAAATTCCCATCATACTATAAATTAACCATGCAGACATAGTACCTGTATCATCATTACCTGGCAAACCAGCTGGTTTATTGGTAAAATACTCATTTATTAAATTGGTAACACGCTGCTGTGTTTTCCATTCATAACCTTTTGCATAATTGTACAAATATGGGTAGGCAATATCGGGTTCGTTTGCCATATCAAATTGCTTTTTATCAAAGACCTCATCTAATTTAGCTACGTACTTTTTTTTACCTCCCATTAACTTCATTAAGGCTTTTGTATCATGCGAAACCATAAAAGTATATTGCCAAGAATTGCCTTCTATAAAACCCAAATTCTTTTCAAAATTAGCTCCTTGATTCGGATTAAAAGGAGCGTACCAAGATCCATCATCGTTCTTTGGACGTAATAGGTTAAACTCTTTATCAAACAATTTTCTATAAGAAATAGCTCGTTTAGAGAACAGCTTATAGTCTTCTTTCTTACCTAATTTAATAGCTAATTGTGCTATTGCAAAATCAGTAATATTATATTCTTGTGTGGTTGAAACCGAACCGCTTTTTGTTGTTTTAGTTGTTAAATAGCCTTTCTCTATATAATCTTTAACTCCTGGTCTTAATGGATTATTTTCTAACTGTGTCGCACTTTTTCGCATGGCTTCATAGGCTTTCTCAATATCAAAATCTTGAATACCTCTTAAATACGTATCTGCTAAAACTATTCCGGCAGGATCACCAACCATTGTTGTGGTTTCTGTAGCATTCAGTTCCCATTTAGGCAGCCATCCACTTTCATCATAAATATTTAACATGCTTTTTACCATGTCAGATTGTTGCTTCGGATAAATTAAAGACATTAATGAATGTAAATTACGATAGGTGTCCCAAAAAGAAAATACGGTAAAACGTGTACCCTTTGTTATAGCCGTTTTACGTTTTCCCATAGTTGGATACTCTCCATTTACATCATTTAATGTATTAGGGTGAATTAACGTGTGATATAAAGCCGTGTAAAAAATAGTTTTATCATCTTCTGTACCGCCTTCAACTTCTATTTTAGATAACAACTCATTCCATTGTGAAGCCGTATTTTTATAAATAGTGTCAAAAGATAATTTTTTAGTTTCTTCTTCTAAGTTTTTTCTAGCATTCTCTATACTTACGTAAGACACACCAATTTTAACTTCTACTTGTGTAGGTTGGTCAAATTTATAAGTAAAATAACTTCCAATACTATCTCCAATTACTTCTTTTTTGTAATTTTTATACAAACGTGTTTTTCCATTATATGCCATCCATTGTCCTTCAACCCCATCGTATTTTTTAGTTTTTTTCCAAATACCAAATTCATCCGCAGGTTTACTAAATTTTGCTACAAAATAAACAGGATAAGATTCTTCTGGTTTGTAATAACAAAATGCTCCAACATTACGCATTCCTTCAATTTCTGTAGAAGACACCACTTTAACCGATGCACCTTCTTCATTGGTTAAACCTAAACCTAAATTAATTAATATGTTGGCTTTCCCTTTTGGAAATGAATATTTACTTATACCAACTCTTGTAGCTGCTGTTACTTCTGTTTTAATATTGTATTTATCTAATTCTACTGAATAATA
Proteins encoded in this region:
- a CDS encoding endonuclease/exonuclease/phosphatase family protein, producing MKKTVILLLVCFLFSCTSEKEAYKIMTYNIRYDNPNDGVNRWSNRKDFLSNQIVYNSPDVFGIQEGLEHQVQYLDSILVGYSYVGVGRDDGKTKGEYSAIFYQKEKFNVLNKGTFWLSETPNKISVGWDASMERICTFVLLINKYNNDQFLVFNTHFDHIGNIARVKSAKLIIDKIAEYNTGNLPVLVMGDFNLKPETAPIQLLSNAFNDAKIASESKPFGPIGTFNAFDFNKPVVDRIDYIFTSKEQVKVLKYATLSDSKDGKFPSDHLPVVITFTVHK
- a CDS encoding PNGase F N-terminal domain-containing protein; this encodes MKFKNSIKISLLVLCVNLFAQENSTKINVFNKQVLNFGGEKGTDSEAVSLMSGRLVYKKVSIPEFKKGTDVKIKITVRSNGDRWDKSGSCFVVSDPEKLSILSVTEKKNDFPKDSYIDDNYAGFVKGTNYNPVVELMRFMTPFGVGYYSDNKVKYRRPVYIPSWEKQVVWENDITDLESLVTGTFYVGVWIDTWTAEGYDFDLELTYSNRKQQKVSVLPLVNTIPYVGGQQIPDNFAHNDLEQSIHLKKKAKNVKLHYITTGHGGHSGGDEFIKIKNSVFFNNKLVLDTIPWRDDCASFRRFNPTSGVWIRKDSASYIDSKTHSYQVKEIEERIASSDLSRSNWCPGSFVKPMVVNLGDLKAGDHMLKIKIPATPVDGDKLNHWLVSAYLTYE
- a CDS encoding GH92 family glycosyl hydrolase; the encoded protein is MTKDTCLLIFMISFLTCIHAQEPIDYVNPFIGTSNFGATNPGAIAPRGMASVSPFNVAGPKNLPLEKDSQWLSTPYVNENTFLTGFSHVNLSGVGCPDLGVILTMPTTGDLNTNHLEYGTTYKNEVAKPGYYSVELDKYNIKTEVTAATRVGISKYSFPKGKANILINLGLGLTNEEGASVKVVSSTEIEGMRNVGAFCYYKPEESYPVYFVAKFSKPADEFGIWKKTKKYDGVEGQWMAYNGKTRLYKNYKKEVIGDSIGSYFTYKFDQPTQVEVKIGVSYVSIENARKNLEEETKKLSFDTIYKNTASQWNELLSKIEVEGGTEDDKTIFYTALYHTLIHPNTLNDVNGEYPTMGKRKTAITKGTRFTVFSFWDTYRNLHSLMSLIYPKQQSDMVKSMLNIYDESGWLPKWELNATETTTMVGDPAGIVLADTYLRGIQDFDIEKAYEAMRKSATQLENNPLRPGVKDYIEKGYLTTKTTKSGSVSTTQEYNITDFAIAQLAIKLGKKEDYKLFSKRAISYRKLFDKEFNLLRPKNDDGSWYAPFNPNQGANFEKNLGFIEGNSWQYTFMVSHDTKALMKLMGGKKKYVAKLDEVFDKKQFDMANEPDIAYPYLYNYAKGYEWKTQQRVTNLINEYFTNKPAGLPGNDDTGTMSAWLIYSMMGIYPVSPADPFYTITTPRFDKITIHLDRRYYKNETLVIEKNGKGKLNSYIVKGKNNKSFFISHETLTNASKIQFNLE
- a CDS encoding glycoside hydrolase family 97 protein — protein: MKLKKWTVLFLLILILISCSSEKILKIESPNNKIKVSVNTNKGIYYTVNFKDSVIINPSKLGYEFKNANTLSKNFIVTDYNITQSNTKWNTTWGENSVIDNNYNQLLICLQEKDGSKRKLNLYFKIYNDGIGFRYEIPKQKNIDSILIAEELTEFNFVKNHSGWYIPANFESYETLYKNANLNAIESANTPITLETKVGNFISIHEANLTNYAGMTLKKNEASSFSFKSDLVPWPDGVKVKTKTPMISPWRTIQITENAQDLVESNLILNLNEPNKIEDVSWVEPMKYIGIWWGMHLGTNTWTLGERHGATTEETKKYIDFADKHKIKGVLVEGWNTGWENWGKKDAFDFVTPYNDFNLKEVTNYATEKNISFIGHVETGGAAQSFENKLEPIFSMYQQLGVKAVKTGYAGGIQTKGQFHHGQFMINHYREVVKTAAKYKIMIDAHEPIKPTGIRRTYPNMMTREGVRGMEWNAWSSGNPPEHYTILPFTRGLAGPIDYTPGIFDILYKNAKNRVKWNDLDDGTSRVNTTLAKQLALFVVLYSPMQMASDLIENYENQPAFKFIEDVATDWESSKMINGKIGDYITIVRKDKNSDDWFLGSITDESQRELDIELSFLEENKTYIAQIYADGMNADWKTNPTEIDILKKEVTSKTNLTIKLAGGGGQAIRFTPINK